In the genome of Vespa crabro chromosome 1, iyVesCrab1.2, whole genome shotgun sequence, the window ATTAATCGATTttggttatttttatagacttACAAAATAAATTCAGGAACATTATAAACATTGAATCTTCTGGCTGTGGCAGCACCAGAAATGTATTTATCAACGCGTGCAACATTAACGCTATGCTTAAGTTTTGCACCAACTGTTTCCCATCTTGCACCCATTCTTAATGAATTTACGTCATTAGTAGCATAACTATGACAATCGAAAtgacattaatttattataaaataaaaatgctgaaaaataaagtattaatTGTGTGACATACAACATAATAAACCAATCACCAGTTGTAGCTCCGCTACTTGCTTGAGTCAAATGTTCAAAAGTATCATCTGTAAGAGTTTTTACTGCGAGTTCTTTGTTTTCAGTAAGTGCAGTTAAGATTTCTTCATCGTTTACAGCAccttataaagaaataaaataaacatttagtatattctctcttttttagaAGTTAAAACATCTAAAAGATGTTTTAACTCTTCCTAATCAACTATCTGatcgatcgtaattattaatttagtaTATTAACTAAACTTgaaacattaaattatatttacaatactatgtctttttttattatcatatagtTTTTTAGATTCATATTCCTACCAGTATATAACAAAGGATTTCCATGCCTGAAAAATACAAGTATTGGCTCTTTTTCTGGACTATAAAGATGTAAAAGTTGACTGTTTGTCACCTTAACGACCCATGCAGATAAGCTGTCAACCAAATCTTCTCTTACAtggaataattctttttcaaaatcatCACTTTCTTTACAATTTGATTTTGCTGTAAAAAagatttgaattaatttataaatttattatattagattaAAATGTATTGGTTATGtcagaaatttattaaaaggaatatataataacgattaattgcGTATTGAACAGTactttatatcataattattttcataaactATTGTTAGCAATAGATCAAttctttctataataattttatttatttataataaatgaacttACTAAAAAGCGTGACAACATATTTTTcggtttttattaaattcaaaagATCTTGATCCGTAACTTTTTCAATTTgtaacttttttatattattagtcGAACAAACAATACATATtgcaataaagataaaaaatcgaaacattttgaattaaataaaaattaatatcgctaatcACGAAATATTATCTCGGTAACTATGACACGTCAACTAAAACTTAGTTTTCGTTCTGTCTGGTTCTATCTGGCATTTCAGTCTTTCGTATTATCCAACTGTAGAAGTCGAATTAATGAATTTCTATTCAACTGATGATTAGTTGGACTTATTCGAAAGGATACTGAATCCgaattcatataaaaagaGTACACAACATATCGGAAAGCGTACTACCGATAATAGTAAATTTACACATTAAACTTGAGTAtatggtgtgtgtgtgtgtgtgtgtgtgtgtgcgtgtgtgtgtacatttGTAGCCACTAGTTCCTCTTGGTAGGTTCCCCCTCCATGAAGGGGGTAATAAGATTTCGAGAATTAAATATCGAATCTCTTTCATTCCGTTttcgtatatttaaataaacaattccgtcaattattttacattcattcaaaatatatataacactaTAATAAACtctactaattattattaattatatattaattatttatagtaattaagtttttataattatttaaacgatatttGTTTACacattacatacataaaataattctaataaataaaataaatctttgaaGAAATTTACTCGTGATCAACTCAATGCtcttctattaattaattagaatcaATCATTCATGTCAATTCGGACTTTTCCTTCTTGACATAATTGAGTAATCGGAGAGacttaaaaatttacatactGCTTAAGGCTGTTTACTATTTTTTGTTCGAAACGTGTGAGACTTCAGTAACAGATATGGACAAAATATAAACTACGAATACCATGCgtctattatatcgatatataagcTTCTTTGATTATTAGTACTTGCGTTACGtgatttataatttgattttaatatatcgcaaatatatgtatttatattatttttaagtattgaaattttatattattatattattttaagtttctcACGAGTTTTCatctttataatgtttaaaaaatgtaccattgtttaaatattaccttATTGTACTCTGTATACATTAGaaactatattataaataattgaaaaattatcgaaagtattaatttataagatttcacgattaaaaggagagataaagataataaagctttttcaaaagTTCGAAAAAGTCATGTCCTCacttaaattttcatttttaagatGAGATCGTGTTCA includes:
- the LOC124432183 gene encoding uncharacterized protein LOC124432183 — its product is MFRFFIFIAICIVCSTNNIKKLQIEKVTDQDLLNLIKTEKYVVTLFTKSNCKESDDFEKELFHVREDLVDSLSAWVVKVTNSQLLHLYSPEKEPILVFFRHGNPLLYTGAVNDEEILTALTENKELAVKTLTDDTFEHLTQASSGATTGDWFIMFYATNDVNSLRMGARWETVGAKLKHSVNVARVDKYISGAATARRFNVYNVPEFIFFRHGKMYRYQIPKYDVNSLVSFARDWYRNAHAEKVPVPQSPFDDLTQKIADFLRENPWVMKIGSITIGVLVIVSVASKLRHKTDVPQKKEQ